In the genome of Cryptomeria japonica chromosome 8, Sugi_1.0, whole genome shotgun sequence, one region contains:
- the LOC131038467 gene encoding uncharacterized protein LOC131038467: MRQHMQGKDLVRAGVTRFATIFLTLQSILAALTSLKQMFVSGEWLNSPYSKKPEGEVVACIVFDSQFAQRATEIVKVSEPLVRVLHLVDGDKTPMGYLYEAMDRAKESIKNYYKGDRLKFDPIWEIVDRRWNNQLHQPIHAAGYFLNPRFRFGCSYSDSNGEVMEGLSTCIERMVPDVEERDLIVSELQNYEGGRGKLFSSKLARRGRTTQTPDAWWQNWGGNTPHLKNFALRVLCQHCSSSSCEHNWSLFETIHTKKRSKLAQKRLNDLVYVQYNL, translated from the exons atgagacaacacatgcaagggaaagatttggttagagctggtgtcacaaggtttgcaacgattttcttgacgttgcaaagcattctagctgcattgacttctttgaaacaaatgtttgtgagtggagaatggcttaactcaccttattcaaagaagcctgaaggagaggttgtcgcatgcatagtcttcgacagccaatttgcacaaagggctacagagattgtgaag gtgtcagagcccttggttcgagttcttcacttggtggatggggataaaaccccaatgggatatctttatgaggccatggatagggccaaggagtctatcaaaaattactacaagggggataggctcaaatttgatcccatttgggaaattgttgataggaggtggaacaatcagctccaccaacccattcatgcagcagggtacttcctcaaccctcgttttaggtttGGGTGTTCTTACTCAGATTcgaatggagaagtcatggagggcctcagtacatgcattgagaggatggtacctgatgttgaggagagagacctcattgtgagtgagctccaaaattacGAGGGAGggaggggtaagctattctcttcaaagctggctaggagaggaagaaccactcaaaccccag atgcttggtggcaaaattggggtggaaacaccccacatctcaaaaactttgccctcagagtcttatgtcagcattgcagttcatccagttgtgagcacaattggagcttgtttgaaacaatccacacgaagaagaggagcaagttagcgcagaaacgg